One stretch of Thermococcus sp. MAR1 DNA includes these proteins:
- a CDS encoding AbrB/MazE/SpoVT family DNA-binding domain-containing protein, with product MGLTKVTRNYQITIPSDVRKKLGIRVGDVLVVDVEDGKVVLKKSELELPLLPGGKGLKVEDIEEAIRRGQGEEE from the coding sequence ATGGGGCTCACAAAAGTAACTAGAAACTATCAGATTACTATACCAAGCGATGTTAGGAAGAAGCTGGGGATTAGGGTAGGGGACGTTCTAGTGGTCGATGTTGAAGACGGAAAGGTAGTGCTCAAAAAAAGTGAACTTGAGCTTCCCCTTCTTCCGGGAGGAAAGGGGTTGAAGGTGGAAGACATCGAAGAGGCCATAAGAAGGGGGCAGGGTGAAGAGGAATGA
- a CDS encoding PIN domain-containing protein: protein MTVIDTNVFVYAVLKDSEFNGEARKLLAGLERWVVPSIVLYELYWFFREEGYKSEEIMEVISSILNSPRTKVIGDGGKYTKRALELTKNPKRFNDMVILATAEDFKKLATYDKRLKKEAEKLGIKTLPQTLS, encoded by the coding sequence ATGACGGTGATAGACACCAACGTCTTCGTGTACGCGGTTCTCAAAGATTCCGAGTTCAACGGAGAAGCGAGGAAACTGCTGGCCGGGCTGGAGAGATGGGTTGTCCCCAGCATAGTCCTTTACGAACTCTACTGGTTCTTCAGGGAGGAAGGTTATAAAAGTGAGGAAATAATGGAGGTCATCTCCTCAATCCTAAACAGTCCGAGGACGAAGGTAATCGGTGACGGCGGTAAATACACAAAACGCGCGCTGGAACTGACCAAGAACCCAAAACGCTTTAACGACATGGTAATCCTTGCCACAGCGGAGGATTTTAAAAAGCTCGCCACGTACGATAAGAGACTGAAAAAAGAAGCGGAAAAGCTGGGCATCAAAACCCTGCCTCAAACCCTCTCGTAA
- a CDS encoding ribonuclease E/G — MSTDTGVSVRVRGIYSTALTKLFLDRGFGISQPSNRIVERLGLEKTYDEFDVDVYDKKDHHGVVLVGTKVEEVKAALEDELIDVFFRRLPYQLYGIYKGMVVKRDERYVYIDIGSAIGTVQRSELPRAMEGDEVLVQVKKHNLLPQLSVTLTIPGDYAVLIPKPIGAQRHVKISRKIREQSERERLRILGLSIDLGEWGILWRTAAAYKDWNTLRDEIINLSKLADRLKKADSYTAPSLIIEGRNIYEVEFGGGAKRKLDEIRNKVVPTVEGHHQLKAYDPELSFAVDIAEGILSKVPAQREKVKTGFWEALITNKGPKKGWLFSLEHYKPDGQRIKIGPGEILEVSMNPLKITFKRHLKPGKFYDGLDIPIEFGDYVITEIEAGKWWFVHRYYDRNGNLKGEYYNINTPVEIYPDRARYIDLEVDIVKWPDGKKEIIDKEKLTEHYEEGIITEKLYRSVLRIVQEVYERV, encoded by the coding sequence GTGTCTACAGACACAGGAGTTTCAGTTCGGGTTAGGGGCATCTACTCAACGGCCCTTACAAAGCTCTTCCTCGACAGGGGCTTCGGAATCTCGCAGCCCAGCAACAGGATCGTCGAGAGACTTGGGCTTGAAAAGACCTACGACGAGTTCGATGTTGATGTTTACGACAAGAAGGACCACCACGGAGTAGTTCTCGTTGGAACGAAGGTTGAGGAGGTTAAGGCTGCCCTTGAGGATGAACTCATAGACGTTTTCTTTAGGAGGCTCCCGTACCAGCTCTACGGGATTTACAAGGGAATGGTCGTCAAGAGGGACGAGCGCTACGTCTACATAGACATTGGGAGCGCCATCGGAACAGTGCAGAGAAGCGAACTGCCGCGCGCGATGGAGGGTGACGAGGTTCTCGTTCAGGTTAAGAAGCACAACCTCCTTCCCCAGCTGAGCGTCACCTTAACGATTCCAGGGGACTATGCAGTTCTGATTCCCAAGCCCATAGGCGCGCAGAGGCACGTCAAGATATCCAGAAAGATAAGGGAACAGAGCGAGCGCGAGCGGTTGCGCATCCTAGGCCTAAGCATAGACCTGGGAGAATGGGGAATCCTCTGGAGAACGGCCGCAGCTTATAAAGACTGGAACACCCTCCGTGATGAGATAATAAACCTCTCCAAGCTTGCCGACCGGCTCAAGAAGGCTGATTCATACACGGCTCCCTCACTCATCATCGAGGGGAGGAACATCTACGAGGTCGAGTTTGGCGGAGGGGCCAAAAGAAAGCTCGATGAGATCAGGAACAAGGTCGTGCCAACCGTTGAGGGCCACCACCAGCTGAAGGCCTACGATCCCGAGCTGAGCTTCGCTGTGGACATAGCGGAGGGAATTCTCTCAAAGGTTCCCGCCCAGAGAGAGAAGGTAAAGACCGGCTTCTGGGAGGCTCTCATAACCAACAAGGGGCCGAAGAAGGGCTGGCTCTTCAGCCTTGAGCACTACAAGCCCGACGGGCAGAGGATAAAGATAGGGCCCGGTGAGATACTTGAGGTCTCGATGAACCCGCTGAAGATAACCTTCAAGCGCCACCTGAAGCCAGGGAAGTTCTACGACGGGCTGGACATACCCATAGAGTTCGGTGATTACGTCATAACGGAGATAGAGGCCGGAAAGTGGTGGTTCGTGCACCGCTACTACGACCGCAACGGCAACCTCAAGGGCGAGTACTACAACATCAACACGCCGGTGGAGATATACCCCGACAGGGCACGCTACATAGACCTTGAAGTGGACATCGTTAAATGGCCGGACGGCAAAAAGGAGATAATAGACAAGGAGAAGCTGACCGAGCACTACGAGGAGGGCATAATTACCGAGAAGCTCTACCGCTCTGTCCTCAGAATAGTCCAGGAGGTTTACGAGAGGGTTTGA